The following coding sequences are from one Wenzhouxiangella sp. AB-CW3 window:
- a CDS encoding FimV/HubP family polar landmark protein: MTLVALIGGFVLLFPAEGLRALGLGEARVDSYLGQPLDVSIRLLDVDSDAVEALTVVSASPSDYERIGLPSEALALGLDVSIDRSAEPPTIQLRSQRPVNDPVVQVLLDARFASGRILREYTLFLDPPTIDSPAPIRRVDEVDPAEETPAEPADERVVERDEPEPAPPPAERPEPAPEPAEPEAEPEPAPAPEPAAAPAADDTVTVASGDTLWSIAFNWRPEPGLSMDQVLLAIYERNRHAFMDENINRLRSGAELTMPELDDVRAVGRQEAEQRVREHMQAWQHAAPTEDVPEVADAAVPEVEEPAEPAPTPAEEVEETAHRLDVVPPEDDAFAEGAAVSDGEVERVSGALDELEDEIVTEGLEAERFEDHVAEIREALDTRDMAGLAFAEESLAELEARLREARREREEDEEPAPSRRDAVDAYFQGLERELVDVDEEPAPVPDEAPETEPELAERDTELAPVEETEEPVAEPEPEPVADVAEPAVAETEPATGRDALPLTWIALSAALFLAMVAAVVLLVLRRRRLAAEGAGMSAAEPVDDAEVLARKALAANPANLANHLALLKVLGAEEDSERFADALDQMYQHVDDEDDEHWREALELASVHAPDHPMLTPPEEPVTMDEPDEVDDADRPESQRYGQQDDQPAGDEEEEDELLRRTDEMLSMFDSDDDLEDEDEASDRQSVGAADESSAADNDEARRERELGENLDLGELANRLDEPEPFAAADEPADDDDDLEFSRYSEDDDTFDTIDESEQPAEVEDSGTDTASADVDDFSLDFDDDEEEPATTDSQAGDEDALELSVPDVLPEEPADNEPDTQETSQAADQGFDFILDTDRSEDEAADDADEDDHVLEGVDAGLSLDFDPGDAVRGDEESDDSLSDSVADAEAGDAGDGMEDLSLDFEGDLSDDRSETPDDVETGVEEEIEDDDQSLDADPFSLEQEEAGRPDGDRSELSSEALDAGEEELGDEDAEVKLDLARAYMSVDLAESARTILEEVVAGASPEKQAEARKLLDEL, from the coding sequence ATGACTCTCGTCGCCTTGATCGGCGGTTTCGTGTTGCTGTTTCCCGCCGAGGGCCTGAGAGCGCTGGGGCTTGGAGAGGCGCGCGTCGATTCTTACCTGGGGCAGCCGCTGGACGTGTCGATACGCCTGCTGGATGTCGACTCCGATGCGGTGGAGGCGCTGACCGTTGTCTCTGCCTCGCCTTCCGACTACGAGCGAATCGGATTGCCATCGGAGGCATTGGCCCTGGGGCTGGATGTCAGCATAGACCGTTCTGCCGAACCACCGACCATTCAATTGCGATCGCAGCGCCCGGTCAATGATCCGGTCGTTCAGGTCTTGCTGGATGCCCGCTTCGCCAGTGGCCGGATTCTGCGCGAGTACACCCTGTTTCTTGATCCGCCCACGATTGATTCTCCCGCGCCGATTCGGCGCGTTGACGAGGTTGATCCGGCCGAGGAAACACCGGCGGAGCCAGCGGACGAAAGAGTGGTCGAGCGCGACGAGCCCGAACCCGCGCCACCGCCTGCGGAACGTCCTGAGCCCGCGCCGGAGCCGGCGGAACCAGAAGCAGAGCCGGAACCGGCGCCCGCGCCCGAGCCGGCCGCGGCCCCGGCTGCTGACGACACGGTGACCGTGGCCTCGGGGGACACCCTTTGGAGTATTGCGTTCAACTGGCGGCCGGAGCCGGGACTAAGCATGGACCAGGTGTTGCTGGCCATCTACGAGCGCAACCGTCATGCCTTCATGGACGAGAACATCAACCGCCTGCGCAGCGGCGCCGAGCTCACCATGCCCGAGCTGGATGATGTTCGGGCCGTGGGCCGCCAGGAGGCCGAGCAGCGGGTGCGTGAACACATGCAGGCCTGGCAGCATGCGGCGCCGACGGAGGATGTCCCGGAGGTGGCCGATGCCGCCGTTCCGGAAGTCGAAGAGCCCGCCGAGCCGGCGCCGACACCCGCCGAGGAAGTAGAGGAAACCGCACACCGGCTCGATGTGGTGCCCCCCGAGGACGACGCGTTTGCCGAGGGCGCTGCGGTGTCTGATGGCGAGGTTGAGCGGGTCAGCGGTGCGCTGGATGAACTCGAGGACGAGATTGTCACCGAGGGGCTGGAAGCCGAGCGCTTTGAGGACCACGTGGCCGAGATCCGCGAGGCGCTGGATACCCGCGACATGGCGGGGCTGGCCTTCGCCGAAGAGTCACTCGCGGAGCTGGAGGCACGCCTGCGTGAGGCTCGACGCGAGCGTGAAGAGGACGAGGAACCGGCGCCGAGCCGTCGCGATGCGGTCGATGCCTATTTCCAGGGCCTGGAGCGCGAACTGGTTGACGTCGATGAAGAGCCGGCACCCGTTCCCGACGAGGCGCCTGAAACAGAACCCGAACTGGCAGAGCGTGACACCGAGCTGGCCCCGGTCGAAGAGACCGAAGAGCCGGTGGCCGAGCCCGAACCCGAGCCGGTGGCTGACGTCGCGGAGCCCGCCGTGGCCGAAACCGAGCCGGCCACGGGACGCGATGCACTGCCCCTGACCTGGATCGCCTTGAGTGCGGCGTTGTTCCTGGCAATGGTGGCCGCCGTGGTGTTGCTGGTCCTGCGTCGGCGCCGCCTGGCCGCAGAAGGTGCGGGTATGTCTGCCGCCGAGCCGGTCGACGATGCCGAGGTACTGGCTCGCAAGGCACTGGCGGCCAATCCGGCCAACCTGGCCAATCACCTGGCGCTGCTGAAGGTGCTGGGCGCAGAGGAAGACAGTGAGCGCTTTGCCGACGCGCTTGACCAGATGTATCAGCACGTCGACGACGAGGACGACGAGCACTGGCGCGAGGCGCTGGAACTGGCCTCGGTGCACGCGCCCGATCACCCGATGCTGACGCCGCCTGAAGAACCGGTGACGATGGACGAGCCCGATGAGGTTGACGACGCCGATCGCCCCGAAAGCCAACGGTACGGTCAACAGGATGACCAGCCGGCCGGTGATGAAGAGGAGGAGGACGAGTTGCTTCGTCGAACCGACGAAATGCTCAGCATGTTCGATAGCGATGATGATCTTGAAGACGAGGACGAGGCATCCGACAGGCAATCGGTAGGCGCGGCGGATGAATCGTCTGCCGCCGACAATGACGAGGCCCGCCGGGAGCGTGAGCTGGGCGAGAACCTGGATCTGGGCGAACTGGCCAACCGGCTCGATGAGCCCGAACCCTTTGCCGCCGCCGACGAGCCGGCCGACGATGACGATGATCTGGAGTTCAGCCGCTACTCCGAAGATGACGACACGTTCGATACCATCGATGAGTCGGAACAACCCGCCGAGGTCGAGGACTCCGGAACGGATACAGCGTCAGCGGACGTCGACGACTTCAGTCTGGATTTCGACGATGACGAGGAAGAGCCGGCAACGACGGATTCGCAAGCCGGTGACGAAGATGCTCTCGAACTGTCGGTTCCCGATGTGCTGCCGGAAGAGCCGGCTGACAACGAGCCCGATACGCAGGAGACTTCGCAAGCTGCCGATCAGGGCTTCGACTTCATCCTCGACACGGATCGATCCGAGGATGAGGCCGCCGACGACGCCGATGAGGATGACCATGTACTAGAGGGCGTCGATGCCGGGCTGTCGCTGGACTTCGACCCGGGCGACGCTGTCCGAGGCGACGAGGAATCTGACGACAGCCTGTCGGATTCGGTGGCCGATGCCGAGGCCGGAGACGCCGGTGATGGTATGGAAGACCTTTCACTGGATTTCGAGGGCGACCTGTCTGATGATCGAAGCGAGACGCCGGATGACGTCGAAACCGGGGTCGAAGAAGAGATCGAAGATGACGATCAGTCCTTGGATGCAGATCCCTTCTCCCTGGAACAGGAGGAGGCCGGACGGCCGGATGGGGACAGGTCCGAATTGTCCTCCGAGGCACTGGATGCCGGCGAGGAAGAACTCGGTGACGAGGATGCCGAGGTCAAGCTCGATCTGGCGCGAGCCTACATGTCGGTCGATCTGGCGGAATCTGCCCGCACCATCCTCGAAGAGGTGGTTGCCGGAGCGTCGCCCGAGAAGCAGGCCGAGGCGCGCAAGCTGCTCGACGAGCTCTAG
- the truA gene encoding tRNA pseudouridine(38-40) synthase TruA, whose amino-acid sequence MRLAAGVEYDGSGFFGWQRQRQSPTVQECLETALGRVADHPVTVHCAGRTDTGVHAVCQVVHFDTPAVRNERSWVLGTNTHLHPGISLLWAREVDEEFHARFRANRRHYRYRILNRWVRPAIARGRVAWVRHPLDAGRMHEAARALIGEHDFSSFRAVGCQARSPKRTVHRLDVRRDGHELVIDIEANAFVYHMVRNIAGTLIAIGRGERPVSWAADVLAARDRMVAGVTAPAEGLYFLAPGYPDYPELPTHREVGFPARLSQ is encoded by the coding sequence ATGCGACTGGCTGCAGGAGTCGAGTACGACGGCAGTGGCTTTTTCGGCTGGCAGCGTCAGCGCCAGTCGCCGACGGTGCAGGAGTGCCTGGAGACGGCGCTGGGCCGGGTGGCCGATCATCCGGTTACCGTGCATTGCGCCGGCCGCACCGATACCGGCGTGCATGCGGTCTGCCAGGTTGTTCATTTCGATACCCCGGCCGTTCGCAACGAACGCTCGTGGGTGCTGGGCACCAACACCCACCTGCACCCGGGGATCAGCCTGCTGTGGGCACGTGAAGTCGACGAGGAATTCCATGCCCGCTTCCGGGCGAACCGACGGCACTATCGCTACCGTATACTCAATCGCTGGGTTCGACCGGCCATCGCTCGTGGACGAGTCGCCTGGGTCCGGCATCCGTTGGATGCCGGACGGATGCATGAAGCAGCCCGGGCGCTGATTGGCGAGCACGATTTTTCCAGCTTTCGGGCGGTGGGCTGTCAGGCCAGGTCACCGAAGCGAACGGTTCATCGTCTGGATGTCCGCCGCGATGGCCACGAGCTGGTCATTGACATCGAGGCCAATGCCTTTGTCTACCATATGGTCAGAAACATTGCCGGAACATTGATCGCCATTGGCCGGGGAGAGCGCCCGGTGTCCTGGGCGGCCGATGTGCTGGCCGCCCGCGACCGGATGGTCGCGGGCGTGACCGCGCCGGCCGAAGGGCTTTACTTTCTGGCACCGGGCTATCCCGACTACCCCGAGCTGCCCACCCATCGGGAGGTCGGCTTTCCAGCGAGATTGTCACAATGA
- a CDS encoding phosphoribosylanthranilate isomerase: MTRIKICGMTRSEDALAAARSGVDAIGLVFVPASPRNVDIESARAICRTLPPFVSRVGLFMDAGAGQIRQVLDEVGLDWLQFHGGEESDFCRQFGRPWIKAVAMGAGGAPDVAAFESADALLLDSHGAGGMGGSGKTFDWNRVPRISRPWVLAGGLHPGNVAEACRRLKPDAVDVSSGVEVRPGVKSDKLMDQFIKAVRNG, encoded by the coding sequence ATGACCCGTATCAAGATCTGCGGCATGACCCGAAGCGAGGACGCACTGGCGGCCGCGAGGAGCGGCGTCGATGCCATCGGCCTGGTGTTCGTGCCGGCCTCGCCCCGTAATGTCGATATTGAGTCCGCGCGTGCGATTTGTCGCACACTGCCGCCGTTCGTCAGCCGCGTGGGCCTGTTCATGGACGCCGGGGCCGGGCAGATTCGACAGGTGCTCGACGAGGTGGGGCTGGACTGGCTGCAGTTTCACGGCGGCGAGGAATCCGATTTCTGCCGTCAGTTCGGGCGGCCGTGGATCAAGGCCGTGGCCATGGGCGCGGGCGGGGCGCCGGACGTGGCTGCATTCGAGTCAGCCGATGCACTGCTGCTGGATTCGCATGGCGCCGGTGGCATGGGGGGCAGCGGAAAAACCTTCGACTGGAATCGCGTGCCGCGGATCAGCAGACCCTGGGTGCTGGCCGGCGGACTGCACCCGGGCAATGTTGCCGAAGCCTGTCGTCGACTGAAACCGGACGCAGTCGATGTCTCCAGTGGCGTGGAAGTCCGTCCGGGCGTGAAGAGTGATAAGCTGATGGATCAATTCATCAAGGCGGTGAGAAATGGCTGA